The proteins below come from a single Methanolobus chelungpuianus genomic window:
- a CDS encoding phenylalanine--tRNA ligase subunit alpha yields the protein MTPKYNITSNEKNVLISLERLGKASPGELAGKAGMKVETAMQAAFLLEEKGLAEVDETVTENYELTDEGRKYASEGLPERMVIEGISGPTPMQDLKQMFSPEVAGIATGWLRRKGWANIEDGVVVPTGKAVTGKDEQALAKFNGQARTPGELEADAGTIADLLKRKLAVRKEDKHRSVSITAQGLELVASGIVIEEEVAQISSEMLKSGQWKDLKFRPYNIHTKPKPVYGAKSHPYQRLIDQMRRIFLDMGFTEIKGEVVQSSFWNFDSLFQPQDHPAREMQDTFHLSSTSELPGEYKDNVCAMHEYGGDTDSTGWGGTWSEEIACRNVLRTHTTALTIRYLADNPEPPVKAFSIDRAYRRETIDPTHTPEFEQLEGVVMDKDMSFANLLGCLKEFYHRMGFEDVRFRPGYFPYTEPSVEPEVYVDGLGWVELGGAGVFRKEVTYPLGIKYPVLAWGLGVSRLAMLKLGLKDLRLLYQSDIDWLRRSEICQL from the coding sequence ATGACCCCTAAATACAATATCACATCTAATGAAAAGAATGTGCTAATCTCACTTGAGAGGCTTGGTAAGGCGAGCCCCGGAGAGCTTGCCGGAAAAGCGGGAATGAAGGTCGAGACTGCAATGCAGGCGGCTTTCCTGCTGGAGGAGAAAGGGCTTGCAGAAGTTGACGAGACTGTCACCGAGAACTATGAGCTTACTGATGAAGGCAGGAAATATGCTTCCGAAGGGCTTCCGGAAAGGATGGTCATTGAGGGTATCTCAGGACCTACACCCATGCAGGATCTCAAGCAGATGTTCTCCCCGGAAGTGGCAGGGATAGCCACAGGATGGCTGCGCCGCAAAGGCTGGGCAAACATCGAGGATGGTGTAGTCGTCCCCACCGGAAAGGCGGTAACAGGAAAGGACGAGCAGGCACTGGCAAAGTTCAATGGCCAGGCAAGAACCCCGGGAGAACTTGAGGCGGATGCGGGAACCATCGCAGACCTGCTCAAGCGCAAACTGGCGGTCAGGAAAGAGGACAAACACCGTTCTGTCAGCATCACTGCCCAGGGACTTGAGCTTGTCGCCTCAGGCATCGTCATAGAGGAAGAGGTTGCCCAGATCAGCTCGGAGATGCTCAAGAGCGGGCAGTGGAAGGATCTGAAGTTCAGGCCCTACAACATCCACACTAAGCCAAAACCGGTCTACGGAGCAAAATCCCATCCATACCAGCGCCTGATAGACCAGATGCGGCGCATCTTCTTGGATATGGGATTCACCGAGATAAAGGGAGAGGTAGTTCAAAGCTCTTTCTGGAACTTCGACTCGCTCTTCCAGCCCCAGGATCACCCTGCAAGGGAGATGCAGGACACATTCCACCTTTCAAGCACTTCGGAACTTCCGGGGGAATACAAGGATAATGTCTGCGCCATGCACGAGTACGGCGGAGATACCGATTCAACCGGCTGGGGAGGGACCTGGAGCGAGGAGATAGCCTGCAGGAATGTTTTGAGGACACACACCACAGCCCTGACCATCAGGTATCTGGCAGACAACCCCGAGCCCCCGGTGAAAGCCTTCTCCATCGACAGGGCCTACCGCCGTGAGACCATCGACCCCACCCACACCCCCGAGTTCGAGCAGCTTGAAGGCGTCGTGATGGACAAGGACATGTCCTTTGCTAACCTGCTGGGCTGCCTGAAAGAGTTCTATCACAGGATGGGATTCGAGGATGTGCGCTTCAGGCCCGGTTACTTCCCGTACACGGAGCCCAGTGTCGAGCCCGAGGTCTATGTGGACGGGCTTGGGTGGGTCGAGCTTGGAGGAGCAGGCGTGTTCCGAAAAGAAGTGACATACCCACTGGGGATCAAATACCCGGTACTGGCATGGGGTCTTGGCGTGAGCCGGCTGGCCATGCTGAAACTGGGACTTAAGGACCTGCGCCTCCTGTACCAGTCCGATATCGACTGGCTGCGCAGGAGCGAGATATGCCAGCTCTGA
- a CDS encoding DUF1786 domain-containing protein codes for MRILAIDIGTGTQDIVLYDTEREVENSLLMVMPAPTVIVAGKVSDASSREKDIFLKGSLMGGGPSSRAVRQHLRQGLEVYATIDAALTINDDLEKVKEMGIRIVSQDQVIPENPEEIILQDIDLDAIGNALAAFDIEMPGMVAVAVQDHGNSPDLSNRIYRFRIFERLIDEGGEWRNFAYGSDSIPADLTRMRAAAHLLGQKGTVFMDTGPAAIFGALFDPAARQPSVVVNIGNGHTLMALVKDDRVTALYEHHTSSLTGEKLQEHIFLFAEGRLSFDDVFNDGGHGCYTKESEGFDLVRSVMVTGPRLNLLKNMKADNRDTRLWEKLHFAAPFGNMMLSGCYGLLAPYLREKS; via the coding sequence ATGAGAATACTGGCAATAGACATAGGTACAGGTACCCAGGACATAGTCCTTTATGACACGGAGAGAGAGGTTGAGAACAGCCTCCTTATGGTAATGCCAGCTCCAACGGTGATAGTTGCCGGGAAGGTAAGTGATGCAAGTTCCCGGGAGAAGGATATCTTCCTGAAAGGCAGCCTGATGGGAGGGGGACCTTCGTCAAGGGCTGTGAGGCAGCATCTCAGGCAGGGATTGGAGGTGTATGCCACCATTGACGCAGCACTTACCATCAATGATGACCTTGAAAAAGTAAAGGAAATGGGGATCAGGATAGTCAGCCAGGACCAGGTAATCCCGGAGAATCCGGAGGAGATCATCCTGCAGGATATCGACCTGGATGCTATTGGTAATGCTCTGGCGGCCTTTGATATTGAGATGCCCGGAATGGTCGCTGTCGCCGTTCAGGACCACGGGAATTCGCCTGACCTGAGCAACCGCATCTACAGGTTCAGGATATTCGAGAGACTGATAGACGAAGGAGGAGAGTGGCGGAATTTCGCATATGGAAGTGACAGCATCCCGGCAGACCTTACCCGTATGAGAGCAGCAGCACACCTATTAGGACAAAAGGGAACTGTCTTTATGGACACCGGTCCTGCGGCAATCTTCGGGGCCCTGTTCGACCCTGCCGCCAGACAGCCGTCCGTGGTCGTTAACATCGGCAACGGGCATACTCTCATGGCCCTGGTAAAAGATGACAGGGTGACAGCCCTTTACGAACACCATACATCCAGCCTTACCGGGGAGAAACTGCAGGAGCACATCTTTCTTTTCGCTGAAGGCAGGCTCTCGTTCGATGATGTGTTCAATGACGGGGGGCATGGATGCTACACAAAGGAATCTGAAGGCTTTGACCTCGTAAGGTCGGTCATGGTAACAGGCCCCAGGCTAAACCTGCTGAAAAACATGAAAGCAGATAATAGAGACACGCGCCTCTGGGAGAAGCTGCATTTTGCAGCTCCTTTCGGGAATATGATGCTTTCAGGATGCTACGGTCTGCTTGCCCCGTACCTTCGGGAGAAAAGCTAA
- a CDS encoding PEF-CTERM sorting domain-containing protein → MKNMKLALIMAVFLLMIVGTASAAVTEFHLTEEDANEYYDGDIDIKITVDDVSKTIELEVMEPNTEKVSMKTVLLNIPADQIASVSDDNPKVDWVVEDDKGQGNAGFGAMLTAVDRESGDQGTVQYIKIQMSQEWDGVLPKNVNDYSVVLHVTRLPGNPESVWLGLNGEVQEIPEFPTLALPIAAILGLAFMFQRRKE, encoded by the coding sequence ATGAAAAATATGAAACTTGCATTAATCATGGCAGTTTTTCTGCTAATGATTGTGGGGACAGCTAGTGCAGCAGTAACAGAATTCCACTTGACCGAAGAAGATGCCAATGAGTACTATGACGGCGATATCGATATCAAGATCACAGTGGATGATGTCAGCAAAACAATAGAACTTGAGGTCATGGAGCCTAACACTGAAAAGGTCTCTATGAAGACAGTGCTTCTCAACATCCCGGCAGACCAGATCGCAAGTGTCTCAGATGACAACCCGAAGGTCGACTGGGTAGTTGAGGATGACAAGGGACAGGGCAATGCAGGATTCGGAGCAATGCTCACAGCAGTTGACAGGGAAAGCGGCGACCAGGGAACTGTACAATACATCAAGATACAGATGAGCCAGGAATGGGACGGCGTACTTCCAAAGAACGTGAATGACTATTCCGTAGTCCTGCACGTTACCAGGCTTCCAGGAAACCCTGAGAGCGTATGGCTTGGATTGAATGGAGAAGTTCAGGAAATCCCAGAGTTCCCGACACTTGCACTGCCAATCGCAGCAATACTGGGACTTGCATTCATGTTCCAGCGCAGGAAGGAGTAA
- a CDS encoding DUF362 domain-containing protein codes for MASKVSIIPCTDYSLAAGSVRASVDLIGGLLPVIQTGDRVLLKPNILAARRPENAVTTHPAIVSAMCELVREAGGIPVIGDGAGIACPGATAEAFAASGIAAVAEELDVELINFQTAGFEKVDVPLAMHFPKLFVSKAVLDADVIISLPKLKTHELTYYTGAVKNMFGALPLKHRKEMHLLAERKLFGEAVIDLYSVARPHLAVMDGVVGMEGNGPSHGKPVNTGVIMAGYDPVSLDITASRLIGLDPMEVPTTRAALERGFGTCEPEIVGAPLEGASVKYKPSNGGILFNVPTFITRIFGRYYSVMPGIDNSRCIRCGACVSACPVHAIGYEDDKLSIDKERCILCYCCREMCPEDAVGSERSLLAKILANA; via the coding sequence ATGGCCAGCAAAGTCTCCATTATACCCTGCACTGACTACTCCCTTGCCGCAGGGAGTGTCAGAGCCTCGGTCGATCTGATAGGCGGTCTCCTGCCTGTTATCCAAACTGGTGACCGGGTGCTGCTCAAGCCCAACATCCTTGCCGCGCGCAGGCCGGAGAATGCCGTAACTACGCACCCTGCCATAGTTTCCGCAATGTGCGAGCTGGTGCGCGAGGCAGGAGGCATCCCTGTGATCGGCGACGGCGCTGGTATCGCCTGCCCGGGGGCAACTGCAGAGGCCTTTGCAGCATCAGGGATAGCTGCAGTGGCAGAGGAGCTGGATGTTGAGCTCATCAACTTCCAGACTGCAGGTTTTGAAAAAGTGGATGTTCCCCTCGCCATGCATTTCCCAAAGCTCTTTGTATCAAAGGCTGTGCTGGACGCGGATGTCATCATATCCCTGCCCAAGCTCAAGACCCATGAGCTCACCTACTATACGGGGGCTGTCAAGAACATGTTCGGAGCGCTGCCGCTCAAGCATCGTAAAGAGATGCACCTCCTTGCTGAGAGAAAACTGTTCGGGGAGGCGGTCATCGACCTTTACTCCGTTGCAAGGCCCCACCTTGCTGTAATGGACGGTGTAGTCGGCATGGAAGGCAACGGTCCGTCGCACGGCAAGCCTGTGAACACAGGTGTTATAATGGCAGGTTATGACCCGGTTTCCCTGGATATTACTGCATCCAGGCTGATAGGGCTTGACCCGATGGAGGTTCCCACTACAAGGGCGGCGCTTGAGAGGGGATTCGGTACTTGCGAGCCTGAAATTGTGGGAGCTCCGCTTGAAGGGGCATCGGTAAAGTACAAGCCTTCCAATGGTGGCATCCTGTTCAATGTCCCGACTTTCATCACCCGCATATTCGGAAGATACTATTCAGTCATGCCGGGCATTGATAATTCAAGGTGCATCCGGTGCGGGGCGTGTGTGAGTGCCTGTCCTGTTCATGCGATAGGGTACGAGGACGACAAATTAAGCATTGATAAAGAACGATGCATCCTCTGTTACTGCTGCCGGGAAATGTGCCCTGAGGACGCGGTAGGATCCGAGCGTTCACTGCTTGCAAAAATACTTGCAAACGCCTGA
- a CDS encoding RAD55 family ATPase, whose amino-acid sequence MARIPTGIPGFDQLIEGGFIENDVILLIGGPGAGKSTFGAQYLYEGITRYGENGIYITFEESPARIMRNMWRHGWDLERLVKEDKLRIVRVDPIAYERYIKKNQDADPGSDTDTSTIEAVLRQIYASIREIGARRLFIDSMTSLKITPDPVNVRYIILEFIKNIESFDCTTLITSELNNDPEHFSVEEYLAEGVICLKVFRIGGERIRSVEILKMRGTKHDEVLRPYVMTDHGIIVYPTQSVIGKEADVFSAEIFNGRTKTDESGSQRLTG is encoded by the coding sequence ATGGCTCGCATACCCACGGGAATACCCGGATTTGACCAGCTCATCGAGGGCGGCTTCATAGAGAACGACGTGATCCTCCTGATAGGAGGGCCCGGGGCCGGGAAATCCACTTTCGGAGCGCAGTACCTCTATGAAGGCATTACAAGATACGGAGAAAACGGCATCTACATCACATTCGAGGAATCGCCCGCACGCATCATGCGCAATATGTGGAGGCATGGATGGGACCTCGAGAGGCTTGTAAAGGAAGACAAGCTGCGGATAGTCAGGGTGGATCCCATTGCCTATGAGAGGTACATCAAGAAGAACCAGGACGCTGACCCTGGAAGTGATACCGACACAAGCACCATTGAGGCTGTCCTACGGCAGATATATGCAAGCATCAGGGAAATAGGGGCCAGGCGCCTTTTTATTGATTCCATGACCTCGCTCAAGATCACACCCGACCCTGTCAATGTCAGGTACATCATCCTTGAATTCATCAAGAACATCGAGAGCTTTGACTGTACCACCCTGATAACAAGCGAACTTAATAATGATCCTGAACATTTCAGTGTGGAGGAATATCTTGCCGAAGGTGTTATTTGCCTTAAGGTATTCAGGATTGGCGGAGAAAGGATCAGGTCTGTCGAGATACTCAAGATGCGGGGCACCAAGCACGACGAGGTGTTACGCCCTTATGTTATGACAGATCATGGCATCATAGTATACCCGACACAGTCAGTCATAGGCAAGGAAGCAGATGTCTTCTCCGCAGAGATATTCAATGGCAGGACAAAAACCGATGAAAGCGGATCACAAAGACTCACAGGATGA
- a CDS encoding 50S ribosomal protein L16 — MVRKPGSMYRNVRQRSFTRRKYMGGVPGSQVIHYDMGNKTTDFPVKLSLVVDERCQIRHTALEAARITANKAITAAAGRTGYHLKLRVYPHEVLRENKQATGAGADRVSSGMRGAFGKNVGTAARVSAGQKIFTISVNKENFATAKDALRKAGHKLPTPVRITIDQGLELVQ; from the coding sequence ATGGTAAGAAAACCAGGAAGTATGTACAGGAACGTGAGACAGCGTTCATTCACAAGAAGGAAATATATGGGTGGTGTGCCTGGAAGCCAGGTCATCCACTACGACATGGGTAACAAGACAACAGATTTCCCGGTCAAGCTTTCACTCGTGGTCGACGAAAGGTGCCAGATACGCCACACAGCCCTTGAAGCTGCACGTATCACTGCCAACAAGGCTATCACGGCGGCAGCCGGACGTACAGGATACCACCTCAAGCTGAGAGTCTATCCGCACGAGGTACTCAGGGAGAACAAGCAGGCAACCGGAGCAGGTGCAGACCGTGTATCCAGTGGTATGCGTGGTGCTTTCGGCAAGAACGTAGGAACCGCAGCAAGGGTTTCCGCTGGCCAGAAGATATTTACCATCTCAGTCAACAAAGAGAACTTTGCAACAGCAAAGGATGCACTCAGAAAGGCGGGACACAAGCTGCCAACCCCTGTCAGGATCACCATTGACCAGGGACTGGAGCTTGTACAGTAA
- a CDS encoding translation initiation factor IF-2 subunit beta, which yields MKDYEALLDRAIDNLPDKETTDARFVIPEPRIMMEGKTTILDNFLNIADVLNREPDHVMKYLTREMGTAGKIEGMRAIFQGRFSKDQIQSNINAYVEEFVMCSECSRPDTQLTKMERVLVLKCSACGAHRPVKKRRSTAPVKQDAIEEGKEYEVHIDAVGSKGDGIAKVDKYTVFVPGAAKGQTVKIKVKRLSGTLAFAEKV from the coding sequence ATGAAAGATTACGAAGCGCTTTTGGACCGTGCGATAGATAACCTGCCAGACAAGGAGACCACGGATGCCCGTTTCGTGATCCCGGAGCCCAGGATAATGATGGAAGGCAAGACCACGATCCTGGACAATTTCCTCAACATAGCGGATGTCCTTAACAGGGAACCCGATCATGTGATGAAATACCTCACGCGTGAGATGGGTACGGCGGGCAAGATCGAAGGCATGAGGGCTATATTCCAGGGAAGGTTCTCAAAGGATCAGATACAGTCCAATATAAATGCCTATGTTGAAGAATTTGTCATGTGCTCTGAATGCTCAAGGCCTGACACACAGCTCACCAAGATGGAAAGAGTGCTCGTACTGAAATGCTCTGCATGCGGCGCCCACAGGCCCGTGAAGAAGAGACGCAGCACAGCGCCGGTCAAACAGGATGCCATCGAAGAGGGCAAGGAATACGAGGTCCATATCGATGCAGTCGGCTCCAAAGGCGACGGCATTGCCAAGGTGGATAAGTACACAGTCTTCGTGCCTGGTGCCGCAAAGGGCCAGACAGTGAAGATAAAGGTCAAACGCTTAAGCGGTACCCTGGCCTTCGCAGAGAAGGTATAA
- a CDS encoding YhbY family RNA-binding protein, translating to MEKDKLYKLKSEASSLKPILNIGKNGITDPVIEEIKKQVKAYRLVKIKMLKTTPEGEDLKQAAEKLAEATGTTLIEVRGSTVVLYK from the coding sequence ATGGAAAAGGACAAATTATACAAGCTGAAATCGGAAGCATCTTCCTTAAAGCCAATACTCAATATAGGTAAGAACGGCATCACGGATCCTGTAATTGAGGAAATAAAAAAGCAGGTAAAGGCATATCGCCTTGTGAAGATAAAGATGCTGAAGACAACTCCTGAGGGAGAGGACTTAAAGCAGGCAGCTGAAAAGCTGGCCGAAGCAACAGGCACAACCCTTATAGAAGTGCGCGGGAGCACAGTAGTGCTCTACAAGTGA
- a CDS encoding DUF7504 family protein: MKISQFFEDFLVKKRIGKVRLSINSLSTILMYSNLQTVFRFLHVFTGRVKAANGFGLYVVEDEMHDAQTIATLKQLFDGMIEIKDIGDSYAMRVVGMTSKPTPWFEYDIKGTNIILNKPKDL, from the coding sequence GTGAAGATCAGCCAGTTCTTTGAGGACTTCTTGGTCAAAAAGAGAATTGGAAAGGTCCGGCTTTCTATCAATTCCCTGTCCACCATACTGATGTACTCGAACCTCCAGACCGTTTTCAGGTTCCTGCATGTTTTCACAGGGCGTGTGAAGGCTGCCAATGGCTTCGGTCTATACGTAGTGGAGGATGAGATGCATGACGCTCAGACCATAGCTACCCTCAAGCAGCTCTTTGACGGCATGATCGAGATAAAGGATATTGGAGACTCTTATGCCATGAGGGTTGTAGGCATGACCTCAAAGCCTACTCCCTGGTTCGAGTATGATATCAAAGGTACGAATATAATTCTTAACAAGCCCAAAGATCTATGA
- a CDS encoding MogA/MoaB family molybdenum cofactor biosynthesis protein — MNDPGAKEHDKGSRGPYSFAIITISSSRFEKFGSVSSPQEADDRSGQVMEKLILQGGHRVSSYQLVDDDRESITGAVDKAAASDAHIIITSGGTGLTSRDVTIESVVPLFSKQMQGFGELFRYKSIEQIGTSVILTRASAGVLSGKAVFCLPGSPAAVELALGGIILPEAGHIVKHVGE, encoded by the coding sequence ATGAACGATCCCGGTGCAAAGGAGCATGATAAAGGCAGCAGAGGCCCCTATAGTTTTGCAATTATTACTATCTCAAGTTCCAGATTTGAAAAATTCGGGTCAGTCTCCTCCCCGCAGGAGGCAGATGACAGGTCGGGCCAGGTCATGGAAAAGCTGATCCTCCAGGGAGGTCACAGGGTTTCTTCCTACCAGCTTGTTGACGATGACAGGGAATCCATCACCGGTGCGGTTGATAAGGCCGCAGCCTCGGATGCCCACATTATAATCACAAGCGGAGGTACGGGCCTGACTTCAAGGGACGTGACAATAGAATCCGTTGTGCCGCTGTTCAGCAAACAGATGCAGGGTTTCGGAGAGCTCTTCAGGTACAAGAGCATTGAACAGATTGGCACTTCCGTTATTCTCACCCGTGCATCGGCGGGAGTCCTGTCCGGCAAGGCTGTCTTTTGCCTTCCCGGCTCCCCGGCTGCAGTGGAGCTTGCCTTGGGGGGCATAATTCTCCCGGAAGCCGGACATATCGTGAAACATGTAGGTGAGTGA
- a CDS encoding tryptophan--tRNA ligase — MNMKIDPWSALLIEDYSKLFEEFGILPFEDVLPEIPNPHRYMRRKIIFGHRDYDLIADAMNNKKPFSVMSGFMPSGKIHLGHKMVMEEIIWHQQQGADAFVGIADREAHAVRGIPWERCRDIGIEEYIISLIALGFEQKGHIYFQSGSQKVKDLAFELGAKANFSELSAIYGFTGETSVSHMLSAVTQSADILHPQLEEYGGPKPTVIPVGADQDPHIRLTRGLGNKMNMLKIERREDKDGRGYFSIRSKTAPPDAMKELQERIPGRSKLFEGHLDVQDCDDFEELLRIVREVELESGGYAFVPPCSTYHRFMSGLQGGKMSSSVPESYISLTEDPKEAAKKVKRAKTGGRMTLEEQKQLGGEPGKCSVYELLMFHLVEDEEELAQIYSECVGGQKVCGKCKALAAERMEKFLRQHQELREQAKDRLDEYGLKRK; from the coding sequence ATGAACATGAAGATCGACCCGTGGAGCGCACTGCTCATAGAGGACTATTCCAAGCTGTTCGAAGAGTTCGGGATATTGCCTTTTGAGGATGTGCTTCCGGAAATCCCCAATCCGCACAGGTACATGCGCAGAAAGATCATTTTCGGTCATCGCGATTATGACCTGATAGCCGATGCAATGAACAACAAAAAACCTTTTTCCGTCATGAGCGGATTTATGCCCTCGGGCAAGATACACCTCGGGCACAAGATGGTGATGGAAGAGATAATATGGCACCAGCAGCAGGGAGCTGATGCGTTTGTCGGCATCGCAGACAGGGAGGCACATGCGGTCAGGGGCATCCCCTGGGAAAGATGCAGGGATATCGGTATCGAAGAATACATTATCAGTCTTATAGCCCTTGGCTTCGAACAAAAGGGACATATATATTTCCAGTCCGGCTCACAGAAGGTAAAGGACCTGGCATTCGAGCTCGGAGCAAAGGCCAATTTCTCGGAACTTAGTGCCATATATGGGTTCACGGGAGAGACAAGTGTCTCCCATATGCTCAGTGCCGTGACCCAGAGTGCGGACATACTGCATCCCCAGCTGGAAGAGTACGGCGGGCCAAAACCCACGGTGATCCCTGTGGGTGCGGACCAGGACCCCCACATCCGCCTGACCAGAGGACTGGGCAACAAGATGAACATGCTAAAGATAGAAAGGCGCGAGGATAAGGACGGCAGGGGATACTTCAGCATAAGGAGCAAGACTGCACCGCCGGATGCCATGAAGGAACTTCAGGAGCGCATCCCCGGCAGGTCAAAACTGTTCGAGGGGCATCTTGATGTCCAGGACTGTGATGATTTCGAGGAGCTGCTCAGGATCGTCAGGGAAGTAGAGCTTGAGTCTGGCGGGTACGCATTCGTGCCCCCCTGTTCCACATACCACAGGTTCATGTCCGGACTGCAGGGCGGGAAGATGTCAAGCAGCGTTCCCGAAAGTTACATCTCACTCACAGAGGACCCGAAGGAGGCCGCAAAGAAGGTCAAGAGGGCAAAGACAGGCGGCCGGATGACCCTTGAGGAGCAGAAGCAGCTTGGCGGAGAGCCAGGTAAGTGCTCTGTTTATGAACTGCTCATGTTCCACCTGGTAGAGGATGAGGAGGAGCTTGCCCAAATATACAGCGAATGTGTGGGCGGACAGAAGGTTTGTGGCAAGTGCAAGGCTCTTGCTGCCGAAAGGATGGAGAAGTTCCTCAGGCAGCACCAGGAACTGCGCGAACAGGCAAAGGACAGGCTTGATGAGTACGGATTAAAGAGGAAATGA
- a CDS encoding radical SAM protein: MAGQKPMKADHKDSQDENINLLSIPGLSIRMDKKDDFIQLKATGGLHKACAPFLSRINERLKEERPALVTKDHVVASTWLPPIPSKAFKRLLIAETQIALGRYIPETVSFEITRQCRCKCEHCVVSGGEGDLDIDTIKHAIDEVLDMGAMVIVFTEGDPMLREDIYELIKYVDKERAIVNMYTPGTEMTPDNARRLKEAGLHNLLVSLYSTNPAKHDSVRRLDGAFKMATNAMRMGLEAGLLVTMATHVSPKNIEELPAMYELARQLGVHEFSLWESVPKKQGDAVIREEDRRKVLDMYHRINSTGKGPRIFANSYFEGKMLGCMAGQRWLHVCVDGAVKPCPYIPFSYGNITENSMKDIWDSIRKDKTFRGQRSTCLMQEKQYLELVDRIPEGASKPYDRKLLDL, from the coding sequence ATGGCAGGACAAAAACCGATGAAAGCGGATCACAAAGACTCACAGGATGAGAACATCAATTTACTCTCGATACCGGGGCTTTCCATCAGAATGGATAAGAAAGATGATTTTATCCAGTTGAAAGCCACCGGGGGCCTTCATAAGGCGTGCGCTCCTTTTCTGAGCAGGATCAACGAGAGGCTCAAAGAGGAAAGGCCGGCCCTTGTTACAAAGGACCATGTCGTGGCTTCCACATGGCTCCCCCCTATCCCCAGCAAAGCTTTCAAGAGGCTTCTCATAGCCGAAACACAGATAGCCCTTGGAAGATACATCCCGGAAACGGTTTCTTTTGAGATCACACGCCAGTGCAGATGCAAGTGCGAGCACTGTGTGGTAAGCGGCGGTGAAGGTGACCTGGACATCGATACTATCAAGCATGCCATAGACGAGGTCCTGGATATGGGAGCAATGGTCATAGTGTTCACTGAGGGCGATCCCATGCTGCGGGAAGATATATACGAGCTCATCAAGTATGTGGACAAGGAGCGCGCCATTGTCAATATGTACACCCCCGGCACCGAGATGACTCCCGATAACGCGAGAAGGCTCAAGGAAGCGGGACTGCACAACCTGCTTGTGAGCCTGTATTCCACCAACCCGGCAAAACATGATTCTGTACGCCGTCTCGACGGTGCCTTTAAGATGGCAACCAACGCCATGAGAATGGGGCTTGAGGCAGGCCTGCTTGTCACCATGGCGACACACGTTTCTCCGAAGAACATAGAGGAACTGCCTGCCATGTATGAGCTTGCAAGGCAACTCGGGGTGCATGAATTCTCCCTGTGGGAATCCGTCCCTAAGAAGCAGGGCGATGCCGTCATCAGGGAGGAGGACAGGAGGAAGGTCCTTGACATGTACCATCGCATCAATTCCACCGGAAAAGGGCCCCGTATTTTTGCAAATTCCTATTTCGAGGGCAAGATGCTTGGCTGCATGGCAGGACAGAGATGGCTGCATGTCTGCGTGGACGGCGCTGTAAAACCCTGCCCCTATATTCCTTTCAGCTACGGGAACATCACAGAGAACAGCATGAAGGATATCTGGGACAGCATACGCAAGGACAAAACCTTCAGGGGACAGCGCAGCACCTGCCTCATGCAGGAAAAACAGTACCTTGAACTCGTGGACAGGATACCTGAGGGAGCATCGAAGCCGTACGACAGGAAACTGCTGGACCTGTAA
- a CDS encoding RAD55 family ATPase yields the protein MPGYSLGIKELDDYLGSIREGTNLMMIGPPMSRKDELLDAILSHNLGVDDGVIIVSTREPGERVLEWFTEQGLDISAANIGIVDCVTKTLGMGAPDTARIKRASSPVDYRYWCEDQPVL from the coding sequence ATGCCCGGTTATTCACTAGGTATCAAGGAACTGGATGATTATTTAGGCAGCATCCGGGAAGGCACCAACCTTATGATGATAGGTCCGCCCATGAGCCGCAAGGACGAGCTTCTGGATGCTATCCTGTCCCACAACCTTGGTGTCGATGACGGCGTGATCATAGTCTCCACCAGGGAGCCCGGAGAAAGGGTGCTCGAATGGTTCACCGAGCAGGGCTTGGACATATCTGCAGCCAACATAGGCATAGTAGACTGTGTTACGAAAACTCTCGGAATGGGCGCGCCTGACACGGCAAGGATCAAGAGGGCTTCCAGTCCTGTGGACTACAGGTATTGGTGTGAAGATCAGCCAGTTCTTTGA